A region from the Canis lupus dingo isolate Sandy chromosome X, ASM325472v2, whole genome shotgun sequence genome encodes:
- the LOC112649328 gene encoding adenosine deaminase 2-like, with protein MQITDWLGTSIDRNLLDALILNSTRIGHGFALTKYPAVWAGSWKKNIPTEACPISNQVLKLVSDSQNHPAAVLMATGYTMVISSDDPAVFGAKGLPYDFYKGFIGIGEMEAALRTLKQLAVNSIKFSTLLDIDKKAAMKTWEERGDKFVANLPRWPK; from the coding sequence ATCACAGACTGGCTGGGTACTTCCATAGATAGGAACCTTCTGGATGCTCTAATACTGAACTCTACCAGGATTGGCCATGGATTTGCTTTAACTAAATACCCAGCAGTCTGGGCTGGCTCCTGGAAAAAGAATATTCCCACTGAAGCCTGTCCCATCTCCAACCAGGTTCTGAAACTGGTGTCTGACTCGCAAAACCACCCTGCTGCTGTCCTGATGGCCACTGGGTACACCATGGTGATCAGCTCTGATGACCCAGccgtctttggtgcaaaaggcTTACCCTATGATTTCTATAAGGGCTTCATAGGCATTGGGGAAATGGAGGCTGCTCTGAGGACACTCAAACAGCTGGCCGTGAACTCTATCAAGTTCAGCACCTTGTTGGATATTGATAAAAAGGCTGCCATGAAAacctgggaggagagaggggataAGTTTGTAGCTAACCTGCCCAGGTGGCCAAAGTGA